A region from the Natronorubrum halophilum genome encodes:
- a CDS encoding winged helix-turn-helix transcriptional regulator encodes MTGSDGVDDNKRATLRRFAALGAATPLAGISESAAADTGESDARDAIAGYLSTTPGAHFSKIRDDLQLGTGETQHHLRRLEELEVIERFRDGDYKRFVPAGRFDDFEKQALGYLRRETPRGMLVELLRNSDATAGDLATALDVSPPTVSKYAGELEEAGLLSREDGYAVERPGTVLILVVRHADSFGEGARRLARNADQFLEYNG; translated from the coding sequence ATGACGGGTTCTGATGGGGTCGACGACAACAAACGAGCGACCCTCCGCCGATTTGCGGCACTCGGTGCTGCAACGCCGCTTGCCGGCATTTCCGAGTCGGCAGCGGCTGATACGGGCGAAAGCGACGCTCGCGACGCGATCGCCGGCTATCTCTCGACGACGCCCGGCGCACACTTCTCGAAGATCCGGGACGACCTCCAGCTCGGCACCGGAGAGACCCAACACCACCTGCGCCGTCTCGAGGAACTCGAGGTAATCGAGCGTTTCCGCGACGGGGATTACAAGCGATTCGTCCCGGCGGGGCGCTTCGACGACTTCGAAAAGCAGGCGCTCGGCTACCTTCGACGGGAGACGCCTCGCGGGATGTTGGTCGAACTCCTCCGCAACTCGGACGCGACGGCTGGCGACCTCGCGACGGCGCTCGACGTCTCGCCGCCGACGGTGAGCAAGTACGCGGGCGAACTCGAGGAAGCGGGGCTGCTCTCGCGAGAGGACGGGTACGCCGTCGAACGTCCCGGGACGGTGTTGATCCTGGTCGTCCGCCACGCCGACTCCTTCGGCGAGGGGGCGAGACGCCTCGCGCGCAACGCGGATCAGTTCCTCGAGTACAACGGGTAA
- a CDS encoding DUF84 family protein gives MNVAVGSTNPVKVDAVEQTLERFRPSVTAVAVDSGVPEQPWSIEETATGAENRARRALAASDGEYGVGLEGGVARLDGVPGVSLIMWAAATDGDRMERGGGPTLRLPDDVARRLENGAELGPVMDDRLGTDGIAEADGAAGVLTAGLTDRTKALGEAVACAFGPFVADDRDSTTC, from the coding sequence ATGAACGTCGCCGTCGGGAGCACGAACCCGGTCAAAGTCGACGCCGTCGAACAGACGCTCGAGCGATTCCGGCCGTCGGTAACCGCGGTCGCAGTCGACTCGGGCGTCCCCGAGCAGCCGTGGTCCATCGAAGAGACGGCAACGGGGGCGGAAAACCGCGCCCGACGAGCGCTCGCCGCGAGCGACGGCGAGTACGGGGTCGGGCTCGAGGGTGGCGTCGCCCGACTCGACGGAGTACCGGGAGTGTCGCTGATCATGTGGGCCGCCGCGACCGACGGTGATCGGATGGAACGCGGCGGTGGCCCGACGCTCCGGCTTCCCGACGACGTCGCACGTCGCCTCGAAAACGGGGCCGAACTGGGACCGGTGATGGACGACCGGCTCGGAACGGACGGGATCGCCGAGGCCGACGGCGCTGCCGGCGTACTCACGGCCGGTCTCACGGATCGAACGAAGGCGCTCGGTGAAGCGGTCGCCTGTGCGTTCGGGCCGTTCGTCGCTGATGACCGCGATTCGACGACGTGTTAG
- a CDS encoding HAD family hydrolase: MSAPVLFDMDGVILEGPGTDPQVYADAADAALAELGVEPTTAQRDDLQRHTLERVSDRCETLGIDAATFWKLKDEHASATSHDLIRSGERGTYDDIDAIRDLAERTTIGLVTNNRHATAEFVADHLAFDFDVVRGRRPTFADYERRKPEPHFIEDALSELGVSDGLYVGDSATDVTAGHAAGLKTAYLRRSHNRDAGCPAEATAECESLTDLLDVVETI, from the coding sequence ATGTCAGCGCCAGTTCTCTTCGACATGGACGGTGTCATCCTCGAGGGACCGGGAACCGACCCGCAGGTGTACGCGGACGCCGCGGACGCCGCGCTCGCCGAACTCGGCGTAGAGCCGACGACGGCACAACGAGATGACCTCCAGCGACACACGCTCGAGCGCGTCAGCGATCGCTGTGAAACGCTCGGTATCGATGCCGCGACGTTCTGGAAACTGAAAGACGAGCACGCCTCGGCGACGAGTCACGACCTGATTCGATCGGGCGAGCGCGGCACCTACGACGATATCGACGCGATTCGCGACCTCGCCGAGCGGACGACGATCGGTCTCGTGACCAACAACCGCCACGCGACCGCCGAGTTCGTCGCCGACCACCTGGCGTTCGATTTCGACGTCGTTCGCGGACGCCGTCCGACGTTCGCGGACTACGAGCGCCGGAAACCGGAGCCGCACTTCATCGAGGACGCGCTTTCGGAACTGGGCGTCAGCGACGGCCTCTACGTCGGCGATTCGGCCACGGACGTCACGGCCGGGCACGCGGCCGGACTCAAGACCGCGTACCTTCGCCGATCCCACAATCGCGACGCCGGCTGCCCTGCGGAGGCGACCGCCGAATGCGAGTCGCTTACGGATCTGTTAGACGTCGTCGAAACGATCTGA
- a CDS encoding DUF7123 family protein, with product MSTAMAADLTGKQRQILQYLRDNAGTKTYFKSRLIGKELGMTAKEVGSNITALQSGDFDVDIEKWGYSSSTTWKVNV from the coding sequence ATGAGCACTGCAATGGCCGCCGACCTCACGGGCAAGCAACGTCAGATCCTCCAGTACCTCCGCGACAACGCAGGAACGAAGACCTACTTCAAATCCCGCCTTATCGGGAAAGAACTCGGAATGACGGCGAAAGAGGTCGGCTCGAACATCACGGCGCTCCAGAGCGGCGACTTCGACGTGGACATCGAAAAATGGGGTTACTCTTCGAGTACGACGTGGAAAGTTAACGTTTAA
- a CDS encoding SPFH domain-containing protein — MVVELLPLQAGGALLVVGALVLLVVIAALLSAIEIVDAYEKRALTVFGEYRKLLEPGINFVPPFVSNTYRFDMRTQTLDVPRQEAITRDNSPVTADAVVYIKVMDAKKAFLQVDDYKKAVSNLAQTTLRAVLGDMELDDTLNKRQEINARIRQELDEPTDEWGIRVESVEVREVNPSKDVQRAMEQQTSAERKRRAMILEAQGERRSAVEKAEGDKQSEIIRAQGEKQSQILEAQGDSISTVLRAKSAESMGERAIIDQGMETLAEIGQSDSTTFVMPQELTSMVGRYGKHLSGSDVKEDGQQLDSLEFDEETRELIGLDDIAEIIGEIDEEAEMDLEAMEQEAQAIKEGKDAGTISDPDEVIEEMDQEFAGDARPDKTD; from the coding sequence ATGGTCGTAGAATTACTGCCACTTCAGGCGGGTGGTGCCCTGCTGGTCGTCGGTGCCCTCGTCCTCCTCGTCGTTATCGCCGCACTACTCAGCGCGATCGAAATCGTCGACGCGTACGAGAAACGCGCCCTGACCGTCTTCGGAGAGTATCGAAAACTCCTCGAGCCCGGTATCAACTTCGTTCCGCCGTTCGTCTCGAACACCTACCGGTTCGACATGCGAACGCAGACGTTAGACGTCCCCCGACAGGAAGCGATCACGCGGGACAACTCGCCGGTGACGGCCGACGCCGTCGTCTACATCAAAGTGATGGACGCCAAGAAGGCGTTCCTCCAGGTCGACGACTACAAGAAGGCCGTCTCCAACCTCGCCCAGACGACGCTGCGCGCCGTCCTGGGCGACATGGAACTGGACGATACGCTCAACAAGCGCCAGGAGATCAACGCCCGCATCCGTCAGGAACTCGACGAACCCACCGACGAGTGGGGGATTCGAGTGGAGTCCGTGGAGGTCCGCGAGGTCAACCCGTCCAAGGACGTCCAGCGCGCGATGGAACAACAGACCTCCGCCGAGCGAAAACGCCGCGCCATGATCCTCGAGGCACAGGGTGAACGCCGCAGTGCCGTCGAGAAAGCGGAGGGTGACAAGCAAAGCGAGATCATCCGCGCACAGGGTGAAAAGCAGAGTCAGATCCTGGAAGCGCAGGGTGACTCGATCTCGACGGTCCTTCGCGCAAAATCCGCCGAATCGATGGGCGAACGGGCCATCATCGACCAGGGAATGGAGACCCTCGCCGAGATCGGCCAGAGCGACTCGACGACGTTCGTCATGCCCCAGGAACTCACCTCCATGGTGGGCCGCTACGGCAAACACCTCTCGGGCAGCGACGTCAAAGAGGACGGCCAGCAACTCGACAGTCTCGAGTTCGACGAGGAGACGCGCGAACTGATCGGCCTCGACGACATCGCCGAGATCATCGGCGAGATCGACGAGGAAGCCGAGATGGACCTCGAGGCGATGGAGCAGGAAGCCCAGGCGATCAAGGAAGGCAAGGACGCCGGAACCATCTCCGATCCGGACGAGGTCATCGAGGAGATGGACCAGGAGTTCGCGGGCGACGCCAGACCCGACAAAACTGATTAA
- a CDS encoding NfeD family protein has product MLEPLLGNMPLALLVAGLVLMALEALSPGAHLIVIGVALVGAGLIGVIFPSPLSPFILAALTLAIGLAAAYVYNEFDFYGGKGTAQTTDSSSLSGTTGYVTETVTNRGGEVKLDKGGFAPYYSARSTSGTIEEGEEVIVLDPGGGNVLTVESLGAIGEDEIDRALARDATASDSPAGDDERGDDESETETEK; this is encoded by the coding sequence ATGCTCGAACCTCTCCTCGGAAACATGCCGCTCGCGCTTCTTGTCGCGGGGCTCGTACTGATGGCGCTCGAAGCCCTGTCGCCCGGCGCACATCTCATCGTGATCGGGGTCGCACTGGTCGGCGCAGGGTTGATCGGCGTCATTTTCCCGTCCCCGCTGAGCCCGTTCATACTGGCGGCGCTCACGCTCGCTATCGGACTCGCCGCGGCGTACGTCTACAACGAGTTCGACTTCTACGGCGGCAAGGGAACGGCCCAGACGACGGACTCGAGTTCCCTCTCCGGCACGACGGGGTACGTCACCGAGACGGTCACGAACCGGGGCGGGGAGGTCAAACTCGACAAAGGTGGGTTCGCACCCTACTACAGCGCCCGCTCGACCAGCGGAACGATCGAAGAGGGCGAGGAGGTCATCGTTCTCGACCCCGGCGGCGGAAACGTGCTCACGGTCGAATCGCTCGGAGCGATCGGCGAAGACGAAATCGACCGCGCGCTCGCTCGGGATGCCACGGCGTCCGATTCGCCGGCAGGAGACGACGAACGCGGCGACGACGAGTCCGAGACCGAGACGGAGAAATAG
- a CDS encoding DUF7312 domain-containing protein, whose product MADDASGTDGDDDGHEEASPTESDVQSADDERGQREDSWGRTDRDGQMDRDDRAAHDDRADRDGRIRATDTENVAHDENHDDGYRIPLDLSGADDETDDADTDDSYAPEPSSTPIEPGDPALENVLFVFLGAVVMILVIFRTISIPF is encoded by the coding sequence ATGGCAGACGACGCGTCCGGGACCGACGGCGACGATGACGGCCACGAGGAGGCGTCACCGACGGAATCGGACGTCCAGAGCGCGGACGACGAGCGGGGACAGCGCGAAGATAGCTGGGGGAGAACGGACCGAGACGGGCAGATGGACCGCGACGACCGGGCGGCTCACGACGACCGGGCGGACCGGGACGGGCGGATCCGCGCTACTGATACCGAGAACGTCGCGCACGACGAAAATCACGACGACGGCTACCGGATCCCGCTGGACCTCTCCGGTGCGGACGACGAGACTGACGACGCCGATACCGATGATTCGTACGCGCCCGAACCCAGTTCGACACCGATCGAGCCCGGCGACCCGGCCCTCGAGAACGTCCTCTTCGTCTTCCTCGGTGCGGTCGTGATGATCCTCGTTATCTTCCGGACCATCTCGATTCCGTTCTGA